One region of Zingiber officinale cultivar Zhangliang chromosome 7B, Zo_v1.1, whole genome shotgun sequence genomic DNA includes:
- the LOC122004317 gene encoding trigger factor-like protein TIG, Chloroplastic, with amino-acid sequence MKRQSCFKAIAFLLSLFPLPECIQSIIRLSVEVPPAISQECYGEVLDEFSKKAKVPGFRQGKKVPENILLNYIGRQNIQQAVVEATLKKTLPHAMSSVREHNISLPTCSRRQSFIHPIL; translated from the exons ATGAAGAGGCAATCTTGCTTCAAGGCTATAGCTTTCTTGCTATCTCTCTTCCCCTTGCCTGAGTGCATTCAATCGATT ATTAGGTTAAGCGTAGAAGTTCCTCCAGCAATAAGCCAAGAATGTTACGGAGAAGTCTTAGATGAATTTTCTAAGAAGGCAAAG GTTCCTGGCTTTCGGCAGGGAAAGAAAGTTCCAGAAAATATTCTTCTAAACTACATTGGTAGACAGAACATTCAACAAGCTGTAGTTGAGGCAACTTTGAAAAAAACTCTTCCACATGCTATGTCTTCCGTACGTGAACATAACATTAGCTTGCCAACTTGTAGTAGAAGGCAGTCATTTATCCATCCAATATTATGA
- the LOC122003721 gene encoding WAT1-related protein At2g40900-like, which translates to MLKIFILAMLGITIQQNVYYVGLHLISPTVASALGNVIPAFTFLLAIVLRMEKLNLKTVRGRAKLAGAIFCITGSLIFTFWKGHFVGGLCYFTYDPTSFRKS; encoded by the exons ATGCTAAAAATATTCATTCTTGCTATGTTGGGTATAACAATTCAGCAAAATGTATACTACGTTGGACTCCATCTCATTTCTCCAACTGTTGCCAGTGCCTTGGGCAATGTCATTCCTGCTTTTACTTTCTTATTGGCAATTGTACTGAG GATGGAAAAGCTCAACTTGAAGACTGTAAGAGGGAGGGCCAAGCTTGCAGGGGCCATCTTCTGCATCACTGGTTCCCTGATCTTCACATTTTGGAAAGGTCATTTTGTTGGGGGCCTTTGTTACTTCACCTATGATCCAACTTCATTTCGAAAGTCCTGA